In the Helianthus annuus cultivar XRQ/B chromosome 11, HanXRQr2.0-SUNRISE, whole genome shotgun sequence genome, one interval contains:
- the LOC118479291 gene encoding uncharacterized protein LOC118479291, with product MADASNVNDDDDVARQEAFENKVTEVAEGVMQANLPRLAQEVESRVLGVVDAMMTSKIEELKELFEGSRSKSKERRCTYKDFMACNPATYDGKIDPIACQRWISNIEAVFIRSRCDNEDKVMFATGQLTFQAKDWWDAHSKEIGEERLQTMTWQEFKDPFMKYHCPQSAIDKIQEDFLRLRQRNETINEISNIFLDKMKFCGEFVQTERMKINRFYGVLKAEFREFITPSKCETLDELINLARDREIEIKRQEERGEKRPNEKGGSSTPTKKGKYQEQGRKDKSKSGITPCKTCGKLHTGECLLGKKGCYKCGKEGHSSYQCPSSPKTCFNCFEKGHIKSECPKLQQESKKEDKKQEGSKAKGRMYQITSEEAKSLPNVISGVKEEGSSAKKTEGSQDRGKSST from the coding sequence ATGGCTGATGCAAGCAACgttaatgatgatgacgatgtGGCTAGACAAGAAGCGTTCGAGAACAAAGTTACGGAAGTAGCTGAAGGGGTTATGCAAGCCAATCTTCCACGGTTGGCTCAGGAGGTAGAAAGCCGAGTTCTGGGGGTTGTGGATGCTATGATGACCAGTAAGATCGAGGAATTGAAAGAACTATTTGAGGGGTCTAGAAGTAAAAGTAAGGAACGACGATGCACGTATAAAGACTTTATGGCGTGCAATCCGGCAACGTATGATGGTAAAATTGATCCGATCGCATGCCAAAGATGGATTTCAAATATAGAAGCAGTGTTCATTCGAAGTCGTTGTGATAACGAAGATAAGGTGATGTTCGCCACCGGCCAACTCACTTTTCAggcaaaagattggtgggatgcaCACAGTAAAGAGATAGGTGAAGAGAGGCTCCAAACAATGACCTGGCAGGAGTTTAAGGATCCTTTCATGAAATATCACTGCCCTCAGTCAGCCATTGATAAGATTCAAGAGGATTTCTTACGCCTCCGACAGCGAAACGAGACGATAAATGAGATATCAAACATTTtcttggataagatgaagttttgtggAGAATTTGTGCAAACTGAAAGGATGAAGATTAATCGCTTTTATGGCGTATTAAAGGCAGAATTTAGGGAGTTCATCACTCCCTCGAAGTGTGAGACTCTTGACGAGCTCATCAATCTAGCGCGGGATAGAGAAATCGAGATCAAGAGGCAAGAAGAGCGTGGAGAAAAGAGACCCAATGAAAAAGGTGGAAGTTCGACCCCGACCAAAAAGGGGAAGTATCAAGAGCAAGGAAGAAAGGATAAGTCGAAGAGTGGTATCACGCCGTGCAAGACTTGTGGAAAACTTCATACGGGGGAATGTTTGTTAGGCAAGAAAGGGTGTTACAAATGCGGTAAGGAGGGACACTCATCTTATCAATGTCCGAGTAGCCCGAAAACTTGTTTCAACTGTttcgaaaaggggcacatcaaatcTGAGTGCCCGAAACTCCAGCAAGAGTCGAAGAAGGAAGATAAGAAACAAGAAGGTTCTAAGGCTAAGGGTAGAATGTACCAAATTACATCCGAAGAAGCCAAGTCTCTCCCGAATGTGATTTCAG